The following coding sequences lie in one Catharus ustulatus isolate bCatUst1 chromosome 5, bCatUst1.pri.v2, whole genome shotgun sequence genomic window:
- the TNIP2 gene encoding TNFAIP3-interacting protein 2 has protein sequence MHLSGLLLALEKEEKGAASAMCSVSEAGSTDPLVTRFKQVEETLEKLHRENRSLKNKVPRYNALCTLYHESAQQLKHLQQQLAAKEATIRELRGSLARQRPAAGAEAAAGAEPARSLVESLLEQLGQAREQLRDSERLSARRVEALSQEVQKLNQQLEEKNGEIQQMINQPPYEKEREILRLQKTLAEKEKAQATSDVLCRSLTDETHQLQRKLASTAEMCQHLAKCLEEKQRKEKGNSDDQIATERSNQLLDNETSLQALICNLQEENRMLKQKVAHVEDLNAKWQKYDASRDEYVKRLHLQLKEMKSQLEQHHSTTPAQRNSDLMHKEIFRLNKLLEEKMNECVKAKRELEDMKKASEGDNERIQMLEQQVLVYKDDFTSERSDRERAQSKIQELQAEIACLQHQLARRQDPRDTSSHFRVHAGNQNHLYAQTNVEHLRGNSPGQTGTRRTNSQSEQASPPGDNGNLGSEGRAQGELRCPHCMRFFSDELSDEFLKHVAECCQ, from the exons ATGCACCTGTCCGGGCTCCTGCTCGCCctggagaaagaagagaagggaGCTGCCTCGGCCATGTGCTCGGTAAGCGAGGCCGGCAGCACAGACCCCTTGGTGACCCGCTTCAAGCAGGTGGAGGAGACGCTGGAGAAGCTGCACCGGGAGAACAGGAGCTTGAAGAACAAAGTGCCTCGCTACAACGCGCTCTGCACCTTGTACCACGAGTCCGCGCAGCAGCTGaagcacctccagcagcagctggcgGCCAAGGAGGCGACGATCCGGGAGCTGCGGGGCAGCCTGGCCCGGCAgcggccggcggcgggcgcggaggcggcggcgggcgcggagccgGCCCGCTCGCTGGTGGAGagcctgctggagcagctggggcaggccCGCGAGCAGCTGAGGGACAGCGAGCGGCTCTCGGCGCGGAGAGTGGAGGCGCTGAGCCAG GAAGTGCAGAAGCTGAATCAGCAGctagaggagaaaaatggagaGATACAGCAGATGATAAATCAGCCTCCAtatgaaaaggagagagaaatctTGCGACTGCAGAAGACTTTGGCGGAGAAGGAGAAGGCTCAGGCCACCAGTGATGTTTTGTGCCGTTCACTCACTGATGAAACTCACCAACTTCAACGCAAATTAGCATCCACAGCAGAAATGTGTCAACATCTGGCAAAATGTCTagaagagaagcaaagaaaagagaaggggaaTTCAGATGACCAGATAGCTACAGAAAGATCTAATCAG CTTTTAGACAATGAAACTTCACTTCAAGCTCTTATTTGCAACCTacaagaggaaaacaggatgttaaaacaaaaagtagCTCAC GTGGAAGATCTAAACGCCAAGTGGCAGAAGTACGATGCGAGTAGGGACGAGTACGTGAAGAGACTCCACTTGCAGCTGAAGGAGATGAAgtcacagctggagcagcaccacagcacaaCTCCAGCACAGAGGAATTCTGACCTGATGCACAAGGAGATATTCCGGTTGAACAAActactggaagaaaaaatgaatgagTGCGTAAAAGCCAAGAGAGAACTAGAAGACATGAAGAAGGCCAGTGAAGGAGATAATGAGCGCATACAAATGCTGGAGCAACAG GTCCTGGTCTATAAAGATGATTTCACATCTGAGAGATCAGACAGAGAACGAGCACAGAGTAAAATACAAGAACTTCAGGCAGAAATTGCATGTCTGCAACATCAGTTAGCAAGAAGACAG GACCCAAGAGACACAAGCAGTCATTTCAGAGTTCATGCTGGTAACCAAAATCATTTGTATGCTCAGACGAATGTTGAACATCTACGAGGCAACAGCCCGGGCCAGACAGGCACGAGAAGAACAAACTCACAGTCTGAACAAGCTTCTCCTCCTGGGGACAATGGAAACTTGGGATCTGAAGGCAGGGCACAGGGTGAACTCAGATGCCCTCATTGCATGAGGTTTTTCAGTGATGAACTCAGTGATGAATTCCTGAAGCATGTTGCTGAGTGTTGTCAGTGA